One region of Rana temporaria chromosome 11, aRanTem1.1, whole genome shotgun sequence genomic DNA includes:
- the LCAT gene encoding phosphatidylcholine-sterol acyltransferase has protein sequence MLGFRTNYVAWIILLLYVTLFPPAGALWLLDVLFPPGITPKVNLSNNSFPVVLVPGAFGNQLEAKLDKTEVVNWMCYRKSEDYFTLWLNLNMFLPLGIDCWIDNIRVVYNKTTRTASNAPGVDVLIPGFGKTFSVEYLDKSKLAGYLHTLVQNLVNNGYVRDETVRAAPYDWRLAPNGQKEYFERLQKLIEDMYREYQKPVFLTGHSLGNMYILYFLNHQPSQWKKKYIKGFISLGAPWGGAVKPLMVLLSGDNHGIPMVSNIKIREEQRMTTTNPWMIPNNLAWPESHVFISTPSFNYTNRDYQKLFKDIDFEDGWYMWEDTKELLDGLPPPGVEMYCIYGTGHPTAETFIYGDGFPNEPPIDIHYTDGDDTVHKRSLELCKRWKTQQKESVHVIELDGMDHLSMVFSNRTLDVINEILLGNDH, from the exons ATGCTGGGGTTCAGGACTAATTATGTGGCATGGATTATCCTTCTCTTGTATGTTACTCTGTTTCCTCCAGCTGGGGCATTGTGGCTCCTGGATGTCCTATTTCCTCCTGGTATCACCCCCAAAGTGAATCTAAGCAACAACAGttttccagtggtgctgg TGCCTGGCGCCTTTGGAAATCAACTAGAAGCAAAATTGGATAAAACAGAAGTTGTGAATTGGATGTGCTACCGTAAGAGTGAAGATTATTTCACCTTGTGGCTGAACCTAAACATGTTTCTTCCTCTAGGAATAGACTGCTGGATTGATAACATAAG AGTTGTTTATAACAAGACAACACGAACGGCTTCTAACGCACCTGGAGTCGATGTCCTTATCCCGGGATTTGGAAAGACATTTTCCGTTGAATATCTGGATAAAAGCAAGTTAGCTG GTTATCTTCACACCCTTGTACAAAACTTGGTGAACAACGGCTATGTGAGAGATGAGACGGTCCGTGCCGCACCCTATGACTGGAGACTTGCTCCCA ATGGACAGAAAGAATACTTTGAAAGACTACAGAAGCTCATCGAAGACATGTACAGAGAATATCAGAAACCAGTTTTTCTCACCGGGCACAGCCTTGGTAATATGTATATTCTGTACTTCTTGAATCATCAGCCTTCACAGTGGAAAAAGAAATATATTAAAGGATTTATCTCACTTGGAGCACCGTGGGGGGGAGCAGTGAAACCATTAATGGTCCTCCTGTCAG GAGACAATCATGGGATTCCAATGGTTTCTAACATTAAAATTCGAGAAGAACAGCGAATGACGACCACAAACCCCTGGATGATACCCAACAACCTGGCCTGGCCTGAATCCCATGTCTTTATTTCCACCCCATCCTTTAACTATACAAACAGAGACTACCAGAAGTTATTCAAAGACATTGACTTTGAGGATGGATGGTACATGTGGGAAGATACAAAAGAGCTTCTGGATGGGCTTCCGCCACCAGGTGTGGAGATGTACTGCATCTATGGAACAGGTCACCCTACAGCAGAGACCTTCATCTACGGGGATGGTTTTCCTAATGAGCCACCTATAGATATCCACTATACAGATGGCGATGACACTGTGCACAAAAGAAGCCTGGAACTCTGTAAACGCTGGAAGACCCAACAGAAGGAGAGCGTTCATGTTATTGAACTGGATGGAATGGATCATCTCAGCATGGTCTTTAGCAACAGAACATTGGATGTTATTAATGAGATCTTGCTGGGGAATGACCACTAA
- the LOC120917741 gene encoding anillin-like isoform X1 yields MESRRQPLKRLCSDSENDLPRKKRFNASEEEMENRDPGELEGKCRDSWSSLLRITEQEIKPDTPAIPSIISRIQMLKDSHERDLSLDFVEEGQSEADDRKDDSGQLQPDLDQEGEIQAECSTEGLNKKQLAEGLVPLAQSTLATRHPLPSLEDDPPSVETASRLRKERQEEVDMVCAVVDRSNPWRAVSMRQRKRPLEQVGKSASRKKRRRRVKTGRGRVKMGPMTDDSSGSESTELSLESNEGSLDVSTERCVSSLEIRLQRTCSNDSLPPEELPSSFDVADEDGSREAVDNGDQRRVTMNSSELIDRIFEGVLDVSELSEEHFSDEVDLPPVSILSPLTKSADLQAAISPLGSVVSSLPELLEEEPTVKRVTSAEEEVHLPYSIDAYRTLRRNVQLESISQLCTPTTSRHPERRLLVKGDAKERIKFLSKEVSSLQRIIEQSCCALSYCVDVDHGKGTRQEAEAERLLLVSTEKKVALLKELDRLRGERSEELESCPSEELRPCHGSVTISDIQLPLKVDYVCKAIRDSGSLGHYFLILIRYGSYDVVATPLASAADAQTGDTIIFPTSVTLNKASADFRIEIEVYSLAQSGPITTVDKRKSLKPKITPKKLLGSRKTSLNSPAFSPAVNCPLRSSSFLLVGSLTLSLESLGKFKFPLDKMKLEGKVGRLIGNHFQDKVPFLSPLEGNLYLKMQCQSHSAVQRTGFLTIFDDVSGLGAWHRRWCVLSGSILSFWAYPDQEASKEPLGRTNLVNCTSAKIEAAKRDACARPHTLELITMRPQQEDDRDTLVTQCRNTLCFTKNWLSADTKEERDLWMDCLNQVLLDLRTWGASLAKLTPS; encoded by the exons ATGGAGAGCCGACGTCAGCCACTCAAACGACTCT GCTCAGATTCGGAGAATGATTTGCCCAGGAAGAAACGATTTAATGCCTCAGAAGAGGAGATGGAGAACAGAGATCCTGGGGAGCTGGAGGGCAAGTGCAGAGATAGCTGGTCTTCTCTACTACGGATAACTGAACAGGAAATCAAGCCAGACACCCCAGCCATTCCATCCATCATATCACGCATCCAGATGTTAAAGGACAGCCACGAGAGAG ATCTATCTCTGGATTTTGTAGAGGAGGGTCAATCTGAGGCTGATGACAGGAAG gaCGACTCGGGACAGCTGCAGCCAGATCTGGACCAAGAAGGGGAAATACAGGCGG AATGCAGCACTGAGGGTTTGAACAAAAAACAACTTGCAGAAGGACTCGTCCCGTTGGCTCAGAGCACTTTAGCTACTCGGCATCCTCTGCCTTCATTAGAAGATGACCCGCCCAGTGTGGAGACAGCTAGCCGCCTCCGGAAG GAACGTCAGGAGGAGGTGGACATGGTGTGTGCAGTTGTGGATCGCAGTAATCCCTGGAGAGCTGTGTCtatgagacagagaaagagaccaCTTGAACAAGTCGGCAAG AGTGCCAGTAGAAAGAAAAGGCGGCGACGGGTGAAAACAGGACGAGGGCGAGTGAAAATGGGACCCATGACGGATGACTCCAGC GGCTCAGAGTCTACAGAACTGTCTCTGGAAAGCAACGAAGGGTCTCTTGATGTCTCTACAGAGCGATGTGTCTCTTCCCTGGAGATTCGGCTTCAAAGAACTTGCAGCAACG ACTCCCTGCCCCCAGAGGAGCTTCCATCCTCATTTGATGTTGCGGATGAAGATGGGTCCAGGGAAG CTGTAGACAATGGGGACCAGAGGCGGGTGACTATGAATAGTTCTGAGCTGATTGACCGCATATTTGAAGGCGTTTTAGATGTTAGTGAACTGTCAGAAGAACATTTTTCGGATGAAGTGGATCTTCCTCCTGTATCTATTCTATCTCCTCTCACTAAGTCTGCGGATCTTCAGGCAGCAATCAGCCCTCTA GGCTCAGTGGTGTCCAGTTTACCTGAATTGCTGGAGGAGGAGCCCACAGTGAAAAGGGTCACGTCAGCTGAAGAGGAGGTCCATTTGCCCTACAG TATTGATGCTTATCGAACATTGCGGAGAAATGTACAGCTAGAGTCAATTAGCCAACTATGTACACCAACTACCAGCCGTCATCCTGAAAGAAGGCTACTGGTGAAGGGAGACGCAAAGGAAAGGATCAAG TTTCTCAGTAAGGAGGTCTCATCTCTGCAGCGTATTATTGAGCAGTCGTGTTGTGCCTTGAGCTATTGTGTGGACGTTGACCATGGcaagggcactcggcaggaggctGAGGCGGAGAGGCTGCTCTTGGTGTCCA CTGAGAAGAAGGTGGCCTTATTAAAGGAGCTGGACAGACTCCGAGGAGAACGATCAGAGGAGCTAGAATCTTGTCCTTCAGAAGAGTTAAGGCCTTGCCATGGTTCTGTCACCATCTCTGACATTCAACTGCCTCTCAAGGTGGACTATGTGTGCAAGGCAATCCGTGATTCAG GATCTCTGGGTCACTATTTCCTCATACTCATCCGCTATGGAAGCTATGATGTTGTAGCTACACCTCTGGCCAGTGCTGCAGATGCACAGACCGGTGACACCATTATATTTCCTACATCCGTGACCCT GAATAAGGCCAGCGCAGACTTCAGAATAGAAATTGAGGTTTACAGTCTG GCACAAAGTGGACCGATTACCACTGTGGACAAAAGGAAGTCCCTCAAGCCTAAG ATTACACCAAAAAAGCTCCTAGGTTCCCGG AAAACCTCCCTGAACTCTCCAG CTTTTAGTCCAGCAGTGAACTGCCCTCTCAGATCCAGTAGCTTTCTGCTGGTTGGGTCCTTGACGTTGTCTCTAGAATCTCTGGGCAAGTTCAAGTTTCCACTGGACAAG ATGAAATTGGAAGGGAAGGTCGGTcgtctcattggaaatcattttCAGGATAAG GTCCCTTTCCTGTCCCCCCTGGAGGGTAACTTGTACCTGAAGATGCAGTGCCAGAGTCATTCTGCTGTACAGCGTACAGGTTTTCTG ACCATATTTGATGATGTCAGTGGTCTGGGGGCATGGCACAGGCGTTGGTGTGTCCTTTCTGGTAGCATTCTGTCCTTCTGGGCATATCCTGACCAGGAGGCCTCTAAG GAACCTCTCGGACGGACAAACCTGGTAAACTGTACGA